In the genome of Thiorhodovibrio winogradskyi, the window ACCAGATTCAAGCTAGTAGGGACGAACAACGAATGGACATAGTCCGCGAACTTGGTCAGCCGGGTACCCACCACCGAGATCTCGGCCGACCGGCGCAGCAGATTGAATAGGTGCACCCGCAGATAGCGCGCGAAACGCTCGTTGATCATCTCCAGCGTCGGCATCCGACCGCGGACAATGCGCTCCTGAGTCGCGAAGTTGAAGGCCCGCGCCTCGCCATCGGCCGGAAAGGGATCCTCCTCTGTATCAATGTCGCCGCCATCGACACCGTGTAACAGGGCATCGATTTCGTCTTGGCTAAGAATGTCGGTTTGTTGTGCCATTGCAAGGCGTGTTCCCTTAGGCCTGAAACTGGATGCTATTGCATGACGATCTCATCGAAGAACACATGCTCTATCCCTGCCGGGGCGCCCGTGCGAACCAGGATCGCGGTCACGGTTTCATGCACCTGCTCGCGCAAGGACTCTTTTCCCTCGGGCGTATTGAGTTCGGCGAAAGTCTGATTGGCAAAAAGAGCAAGCAGGTCATTGCGGATAATCGGCGTGTGTAACTCAAGGGCGTCTATCACGGTCTGATTCCGACTGGCCAGCACCACATTGACCCGAAGGTGGTTGGCCGGTTCATCGGGGCTCAAGGTCGCTGTGATCGGCTTGGCCAGACGGAAATAGATGAGCGGCGATGGACCGAGTTCCTCTTCCACAGGTGCTTCGTCCTCGCCGCCACTTAGCAAAAAAAACCAAGCCGCGGCCCCACCTCCGCCAAGCAAGATCAACGCCACAAGAATAATGACAATCAGCTTACCCTTGTTACTGCCACCCTGGGCCTCTGCCTCAGTCTTCTTTGCCGGATTTTTGGCCATGCTTAAACTGCCCTATCGAAAGATCTTTTGGGATAGATGAATGTCGCGCCTTCTTTCGCCTGTGAGTTTAACAAACCCGAACTCAACAGAATGGACGACGCAATCAATTTTACCCTTCCTTGGTCAGCAAGGAGCCAATGCCGCGTCATGTCGGCAAACCCTTGGCCCAGACACAAAGTTATGACATAGAATCCCGCACGGCGGTGGTCTATGCGCGGCGGCGGCAAGATGCGCGGCAAATCGGGACATCGGCCAGCCCTCGACAGATGAGAACATGCTGGCGCGCGAATAAACAGAACTCAAACCAGCAGGGCACTGGCAAGGTAGGCATTCATGAGCAAAGACCAAATCAACAACCTGACCATCGTGCTGATGACTCTGGGTATCAGCGCACTGTTTCTGAGCATGATCCATCAATTCCTGATGGTCATCTTCCTGTCCGGACTGTTTAGTGCGCTGGCCCGGCCGATTTACCTGCGCCTGGATCTCTGGTTTGGCGGGCGCCGGCATCTGGCCTCCCTGGTCACCCTGCTGGCGATGGTGTTCATCATCCTGATCCCGCTCGCCAGCCTAATCGGCATCGTGGTGGCGCAGGCCATTGATGTCAGCCAATCGGTCACACCTTGGGTTAAGAAACTCAGCGAACCTGGGGTGTTCGCAGCCAAAATATCCCATCTGCCCTTCTATGATGACCTGCTACCCTACCGCGAGCTACTGATTTCCAAGGCCGGCGAGGCCGTCAGCCTGGCGAGCAAGCTGCTTGTCGGTGGACTGTCGTCACTGACGCTTGGCACGGTCAATGTCATTTTCATGGCCTTTGTGATGCTCTACACCATGTATTTTCTGCAGATGGACGGCGACAAGCTGATTGAGCGGATCCTCTACTACCTGCCACTCAAAAGCAGTGACGAGCATCTGATGCTCGATAAATTCACCTCGGTAACCCGCGCCACGCTGAAAGGCACCATGCTCATCGGCGTCCTGCAGGGCACTCTGGCCGGCGTCGCTTTTGCCGTGGCTGGCATTGAGAACGCCGTCTTCTGGGGCACCGTCATGGCGGTGCTTTCGGTCATTCCGAGTGTGGGCTCGGCGCTGGTGTGGATTCCGGCGGTCATCATTCTGATGGTGCAAGGACAGGTACTCAGTGGAATTTTACTGGCGCTTTTCTGCGGCCTGATCGTTGGCAGCCTAGATAATGTGCTACGTCCGATGCTGGTTGGCAAGGACACCAAGATGCACGAGTTGATGATTTTCTTCGGCACCCTAGGCGGCATCATGATGTTCGGTATCACCGGGATTTTCATCGGCCCACTGATTGCCTCGCTTTTCATCACCGTCTGGGACATGTACGGAACCACCTTCAGGCACCTGCTGCCGGCTGTGGAATGGACCCCAGGCATGCGTCCACTTGGCGGGCATGCACTCACAACCCATGGCAACAGCGAGACAAATGCGCTCCCGGACCCGGACCCGGCCCCGGACCCAGACCCAGACCCAGACCCAGACCCAGACCCACACGAACCGCAAAGGACACCAGAGCCTGATGCGGATTCGGACGGAACCGACCCGGCACAGAAACCTGAGTGAGCCTGACATGAACGCCCCGGCGCAACCGTAGAACTATTTTCCTGGGGGTGACACAGCAGAGCTTTATCCGTCAAGGCAGCCGCAATCCTCAGCCTCAGGCAGTCCGCGCCTTCCCGGCGGCCCGCGCCGACAGGGCAATAAATAGATAGGACCAGCCGTTAAAAATCAGCTCAACAGCCACGAACAGACCAATCACCCAGAACCCGGACTGGGGCCACTCGGCAATAATCAAACCGCCAAGCAGTAACGAGATCAGGCCAGAAATCAAGGGCCAGTACCAACCCGTCGATGGGCGCATCTGTATCCCAAGCATCACACGCGCAATACCAACCACAATGAGAACCGCACCCAGTGTCAAGGTCAGGGTGATGGCCGTGAGCACGGGATTGAGTACAATCAACAAGCCGGCGATGACATAGAACAAGGCAATGAGGACATGCAGCAGGACGCCTCGCCAGCCATGGCACTTGATCGCCTGCACGATCTGAAACACCCCACCTAGAATCAGCAAAGCGGCAAAAAAGCTTAAGCTCGCCTCGGTGAGCAGAAATGTCATGCCAAGGCCGACCGTGCCAAGCAGGATAGAAAATATTCCGAACGCCATCAGCCAACCCCAGTTCTTTTCGAGCTCGCCAAAGAGCCCAAGCGGAAGGCTGGCACCTGTTGGCGCGGCTTGATTGTCAGTCGTCATTTTGCATCTCTCCTGTTATTACCAATGGGCGGCTTACACACCAGATATTGTCGCTTGAGACCGGGTCACGGGCTCCGCTCCAAACGCAGATTATCGATTAAGCGCGTGTGGCCCAGATAAGCCGCCGCCAAAATCACCAACTTGTCATCGCCCGGTGCTGGCGCGGCCAGATCCTCCGCTCGCAGCACGCTAAAATAATCCACCCGCAAACCAGCGGCGTTCAAGCTGGCCAATCCTTCAGCTTCCACCTCGGCCAACTCGGCACGCTGACCTAGCGCCTGCGCCGCCTTTTGCAAGTGCTGATACAGTTGTGGCGCGATGGCACGTTCCTCGGTCGTGAGATAGGCGTTGCGGGAACTCATCGCCAAACCATCGGGCTCGCGCACCGTGGGACCGGCCAGAATCTCGACTGGCAAGTTAAGATCCCTGACCAAACGCCGGATCACCACCAGTTGCTGAAAATCCTTTTCACCAAAAATGGCCACATCCGGCTGGACTGCATTCAACAGCTTGGTCACCACTGTCGCCACGCCATCAAAAAAACCAGGGCGGCTTTGACCACAGAGCATCTCCGCAAGCCTGGGCACATGCACGCGCGTCTGGCCGTCGCGTCCCTCGGGATACATCTGGGCATCGGGCGGCGCGAACAGGGCATCCGCGCCTTGTGCCTCGAGCTGCTCGCAATCGCGCGCGAAGGTGCGTGGATAGCGGTCGAAATCCTCATTGGGACCGAACTGCAAGGGGTTGACAAACAGACTGACAACCACCCTGTCATTGGTCCGCCGCGCCAAATCGACCAAGGACAGATGCCCAGCGTGCAGAGCGCCCATGGTAGGCACCAAGGCAATGCGTAAGCCAGCATTGCGCCACTGGCCAACCTGAGCACGGATCGAATCGATTTCAGTGACGACTTGCATGATCTCACTTAAGAGGCCAGATGACATCAGACCAGCTGACATCAGAAAAGAATCTCTTCAGATCCTGGAAAAGACCCAGCTTTGACCGCCGCGACATAGGCCGCGACCGCGCCCCTCAACCCACCGCTATGCCCTGTCAGAAAATCCCGACTAAAACGCGGTTGCCCGACGCTGGCACCAAGCATGTCGTGCAGCACCAACACCTGACCATCGCAGTCAGCACCGGCACCAATGCCGATCACGGGCAGGCTGAGCATCTGACTGAGTTCAGCGGCCAGCAGCGCCGGCACGCATTCCAATACCAGCATAGTGGCACCTGCTTGCTCAAGGGCCAAGGCATCGGCACGGATGCGCTCGGCCGCCTCGGCATCCCGCCCCTGATAGCGATAGCCGCCCAGGCGATGCACGGACTGAGGCAGAAGGCCCAGATGAGCGCACACCGGGACACCGAAATCGCTCAACCGCCTGACAGCATCAAGCAACTGACTGCCACCCTCCAGTTTGACCATCCGCGCCCCGCCCTCCCCCATCAATCGGCGCGCGCTTTCAATCGCCTGTGCCGGCGTGGCGTAGCTTAGAAAAGGCAGATCGGCTATCAGCAGCGGAGCCGAGATGGCGCGCGCCACACAGGCGCTGTGATAGACCATGTCATTGAGTGTGACGGCAAGGGTGCTGCCATGCCCCTGCAGCACATTGCCTAGGGAATCGCCGACCAGCAAAACCTCAACGCCGGCACTTTCCAGCAAGCGAGCAAAGGTCGCGTCATAGCAGGTTAGGCAGGCGATGCGCTGGCGCTCGCGTTTCATCCGTACGAGTCGTGTTAGAGAGATGCTGTCCATCGGCTTGCGGAGGATTGGCGGTAAGGGTTGGCGAAGTGGCTGGCCCTGATGTCTGACGCGCTCGACTTGCGGAACACCGAAGCAGGAACACCGGAGGACCGAACATGCAGGCCGCGCCTCGAATGCGGACCCGAGAACCCAAGGCCGATCAGGCCGGAGGCGCCGCCTGATCCGAGGGATCGGTCGCGGGCTGACCGGCTGGTGCCTTGCGTCGACGTCTGCGCCGGCTGCCGCGCCCGGACTTGCGCTCCGCCGTCATGGCCGCGCGCTCTGACGGGTTCACCCCCTGGAACTGCGTCCACCAGGCAGCGAGTTCCGGGTCGACCTCGCCGGACTCAGCCCGTAGCAGCAGAAAATCATAGGCGGCGCGGAACCGCGGATGGCCAATTAACGCCAAGGGCCGTTTACCCTGGCGGCGTTCAAGCGCCGGCTGCAACGCCCAGATCTCACGCATTGGCAGACCGAAGCGCTTGGGAATCGCCACGGAGCCCTGCTGACGTCCGGCGATCATACCCGAGGCCAGGGTCATGGCCTCCGACCAGCCATGTCCCGCCTCGAGCAATTGCAAGTACTGACGCCGCACCGGTTCCCACAAAAGCACGGCAAAAAGAAAGAATGGCGCGATCGGCTTGCCCTCCTGAACACGGCGATCGGTGTTATCCAGGCCCCGGTTCACGAAGGTGATGGGAAAGTCCTCCTCTTCCATCGCCAGGCAATCCTCGGTCTCGGGGAAGAGTTCGGCAAAGAGCCCATAGTGGCGCAGCTTCTCGAAGGCCGGCAGTGCAAAGCCCGCCTGGAACAACTTGAGAATCTCTTCAAACAAGCGCGCCGGTGGAACATCCCGCAACAGTGGCGCCAACTCAACCAAGGGTGCCTCGCATTGTGGCTCGATCACAAAGCCGAGCTTGCAGGCAAAGCGCACCGCGCGCAGCATGCGCACCGGGTCTTCGCGATAGCGGGCGATCGGATCATCGCCAATCAGCCGCAACCGCCCATCGGCGATGTCCGCAAGCCCCCCGACATAATCGACGAGCGAGAAATCGGCGATATTGTAGTAGAGCGCATTGACGGTGAAATCCCGTCGCAAGGCATCCTCGGCGATGGAGCCAAACACATTGTCGCGCAGGATCATGCCGTTTTCGATCTGGCGCGCGTCCTCGTCGCCAAGGTCGACATTTGCCGCCCGAAATGTCGCGACCTCAACGATCTCCGCGCCAAAGAAAACATGCGCCAGGCGAAATCGCCGCCCGATTAGCCGGCAGTTGCGAAACACCCGCCGCACATCCTCGGGCCGCGCGTCCGTGGCGACGTCGAAATCCTTTGGCTCATGGCCAAGCAGCAAGTCGCGCACGCCACCGCCGACCAGATAGGCCTGATAGCCGCTCTGCTTCAAGCGATTGAGCACCCTGACCGCGTTCGCGCTGATATTCGCACGCGAAATGCTGTGCTCCGGACGAGGCACAATGCTCGGAGTGGGCTCTGCCGAGGAAGAAAAGGAAGACAAGGAAACTAAAGATACCCCAATTGAAAACGCGTGTCTGAACCAAACCCGCTCAAGCGCCACCCCTATGAGCGCGCATCAAGGACTCCCTCCTGGGCAACATCCGGCGAGCAAAATCCGCCAGCAACGATTTTATTACCATCAGCTTGAGCCCGCGGGCGAATCCCGTATAATACGCCACTCTTCCCCGCTCGTCCCGCTCCCTTCGTCTAGCGGTTAGGACGCTGGCCTCTCACGTCGGTAACAGGGGTTCGAATCCCCTAGGGAGCGCCAATTTTGTCCCGACTTTTGGCGCTGATCCAGACACGTCCGTTCTTTCAACGGGGTTCCGACCTTTTAGCGCCGTCAATCCCGACCCCGAGGCTCAAGCAGCGTCACTTCGTCTTCATATCCCCTGGTTGCGCACCAGGTTCTGTTTGTCGATGCATTGCAACCCGACACGACTTCCGCAAACAACTGTCCTTGTCGCGCTAGTTCTTTCCCACCAGCCTGCCAGACGGAGTCTAGCCCCATGGTCACAAAAAAGATCGAAGCGATAGACCCAGAAAACGTCGATGCCCTGCTAACGCCGGCTTATGCCAGGCGCGGTCTGACGCGGGAGGTACCCAAGTTTAGGCTGCCAGAGCACGAAATGGCGCCAAGCACGGCCTATGACCTTATCCACGACGAACTCATGCTCGATGGCAATGCCCGGCTCAATCTGGCCACCTTCGTGACCACCTGGATGGAACCCGAGGCCGAGCGACTGATGGCCGAGACCTTCGACAAGAACATGATCGACAAGGACGAGTATCCGCGCACCGCCGCCATCGAGGAGCGCTGTATCAATATCGTCTCGGATTTGTTTAACGCACCGGAGCAGGGCGTCGGCGCCTCGGCCATCGGCTCAAGCGAAGCAGTGATGCTGGCCGGCATGGCGCTCAAGTGGCGCTGGCGCGAGCGCCGCCGCGCCCAGGGCAAACCAAGCGACAAGCCTAATCTGGTGCTCGGCGCCAATGTGCAGGTGGTGTGGGAAAAGTTCTGCCGCTACTGGGAGGTGGAGCCGCGCTACATCCCCATGGAACCGGGGCGCTACGTGATCCAGCCCGAGGAGGTCATTGAGCGCATCGACGAGAACACCATCGGCGCGGTAGCCATTCTTGGCACTACCTTTACCGGTGAATACGAACCCATAGAGGCCATCCATGATGCGCTGGTGGCACACAATGCCAAGACCGGCTGGGAAGTGCCCCTGCATGTGGATGCCGCCAGCGGTGGTTTTGTCGCACCCTTTCTGCAACCGGAGCTGCAATGGGATTTCCGCCTGCCGTTGGTCAAATCCATTAATGTCTCGGGGCACAAATTCGGCCTGGTCTACCCTGGCGTGGGCTGGGTGGTCTGGCGCAGCCATGTTGATCTGCCCGAGGATCTGGTTTTTCGCGTGAATTATCTGGGTGGCGACATGCCGACCTTCACGCTGAATTTCTCGCGTCCGGGCAATCAAGTGGTGGGGCAGTATTACAACTTTCTGCGCCTAGGCCGGGCTGGTTATACCGCGGTCATGCGGGCGCTGCGCGACACGGCCATGTACGTCTCAGCCGGCGTCGCCGCGCTCGGCCCCTTCGAGCTGGTCAGCAATGGCAGTAATTTGCCGGTGTTCGCCTTCAAGTTAAAAGACAGCGTGACTGCTTATAGTGTCTTCGACATCTCGCGCAAATTGCGGGAAAACGGCTGGCAAGTGCCAGCCTACACCATGCCTGAGCACGCCGAGCAGGTGGCGGTGCTGCGCATTGTGGTGCGGGAGGGATTCAGCCGGGACATGGCCGAGATGCTGCTGGCCGATATGGTCGAAGCCGTGAATTATTTCGATGCCCAAAGTCACAATCAACCGAGCGATCCGCAGCCGCAATTCGCGCACTAAAGCACTCAATAAAGTTCCCCAACGCAACAAGCCAGGGGAGGTGCCTGCAAGCACAGCCACTTCTGAGCTGCCCATTATCCGAAAAGCCCGCAGCAAAAAACCCGAGTATTCAGTTCGAGTTTCAGTCCGCGCGAGTTCAAGGGTGTCATTCCCGGATTTTTCGGGCACAATCGCTTGGAGCCGTTCCGTTCGACGGTGCAGCACAAAAACGGGCCATCCCATGGTGATAGCTGCGAGTTCCAGCCGCTTATCCACGGACTATCGCGCGCAGTTCGAGCACTCGCGGCAAATCTATCAGCACTTGCTGAAGGTGCTGGAAAGCACCACCGACGCTTTTTTCGAGGTCAATTCCGAGTTTCGCCTGCTGTATATCAACCGCACTGGCCTGCAGGCGGCGGGATTCTCCAGCAGCAGCGAAGTTGTCGGGCGCAGCCTGTGGGATGTATTCCCTGAAGCCGTCGGGACGCGTTTTCAAAATGAATGCTTACGCGCACTAAATGAGCATATTCCTGTTGAATTCGAGGCCTATTACGCGCCCCATCAGCATTGGTACGAGGTGCACGCCTACCCATCCGAGCGCTCATTGTGCGTTTATTTTCGTATCATCAACGAACGCAAGGCAGCCAAGGAACAATTGCTGGCAAGCGAAGGTCGTTTTCGCTCCTTGTTCGAGCAGGCCGGCGACGCGATTCTGATCGCCGATGAGCAAGGGCGTTATACCGACGCCAATCCTGCCGCCTGCGCAATGCTTGGCTATACGCGCGAGGAACTGCTGCAAATGAGCGTTGCCGAGTTGGCTGTCCCAACCGAAACCTGGACACTGACCGCGCAGTGGAACGACTTTACCACTCAAGGAGCCCAGTCCGGCGAATTTAGGCTGAGACGCAAGGACGGTTCGCTGATCATGACGGAGTATTGCGCGGTCGCGAACGTGGTACCCGGTCAGCATATGTCGGTATTACGCGACATCTCGGCACGTAAGAAGGCCGAGCAGCGTCTACTCGAAGACACGCGGCACGCGCTCGCGGCCAGCTCGGCCAAGAGCGCCTTTCTGGCCAATATGAGCCATGAAATTCGCACGCCGCTCAACGGAGTGGTCGGGATGCTGTCGCTGCTCGAGTCGACCCAGCTTACCCCGGAGCAGGCCGACTATGTCCAGCAAGCACGGCAGTCCTCGGAGCGTTTGACCCGCTTGCTGTCGGACATTCTTGATCTGTCGCGAGTCGAGGCCGGTCACCTGGTGCTAAGCCATGAAAACTTTGATTTTTGCGACTGCATGCGCTCGCTCGAACAGCTCTTTGCGCCAGCGGCGCGTCAGAAAGGCATTGGGTTCTGCATCGACCTTGATCCCGAGATTCCACGCCGGGTCATGGGCGATCCGATCCGGGTACATCAGATCATCGGCAACCTGATCGGCAACGCGATCAAGTTCACGCACCACGGACGGGTCTCCCTGACGGTCCGCTGGCTTGGACATGGCCGCGGTCAGGACGCCTTGGTGTTCTTCAGCGTCCGCGACACCGGCAGCGGTATTCCCGCGGAGCAACTAGATCATTTGTTCGAACCTTTTGCGCAAGTCGAGAACGTCTTCACTCGCACCCATGATGGAGTCGGCCTAGGCCTGTCGATCGTGCGCAGTCTACTCAAACTGATGCGCGGCTCCCTGTGCATCGGCAGCGAGCCCGGCAAAGGAACGGAATTTACCCTGTCCATCCCCTTCGGCAGTGTCGCCGACGCCGCTTGCGAACCTCCGCCAGGCATCATGGCAGCGACGGATTTGCTCCAGGGTCTCGATGTCCTGGTCGCCGATGACGAGCCGGTCAACCGCCTGGTGGCAAAGCGCCTGCTCGAGAAATCAGGCAGTCGCGTCCATGCGGTCAGCGACGGCTTTCAGGCACTGGATGCCCTGCGGGACCAGCGCTACGACCTGCTGCTGCTCGACCTGCGTATGCCTGGCCTGGACGGCATCAGCACAGCCACTGCGATCCGTGAAGGTCAGGCGGGCAAGCAGAACCGTACCCTGCCAATTATCGCCTTAACCGCCCATGCCATGACCGGCGACCGCGAGCGCTTCCTTGCTGCCGGCATGGATGCCTACGCACCCAAGCCCATCGACCTCGCCCAACTGCGCGAGGCCATAGGATTGGCGCTAGTGTGTCGCAATAAGGAAAAAGGAACACAACAGCTGGGTCAATGATCGGCTCGGCATGATGATTCCAGAACAGCACCTTTAGCGTCGATAACGACAACGGAAGCCACCCCCCAAAGTCTCTTCAACCAGGCTGTATGTCACGCCCGCTTCAAGCCCGCATCGATCTCGCGGCAATTCAGCACAATTTTCGTCTTGCCCGAGCCTACGCTGACAGCGCGCGAGTGCTGGCCGTTATCAAGGCCAATGCTTATGGCCATGGCGCAGCGCCGGTTGCCCGTGCGCTGGCCACAGAGGCCAATGCCTTTGGCGTGGCCTGCGCCGAAGAGGCACTAGAATTGCGCGACTCCGGCATTCGCGCCCCCATTCTGCTGCTTGAAGGCCCCTTCGCGGCGGCCGAGCTGGACCTGATCGACCAGGCACGGCTGATGACTGTGGTGCATGACGCGCGCCAGCTCGACTGGGTATTGCAGGCGCGACCGCGACACCCCCTTTGTGTCTGGTTAAAGATCGACACCGGCATGCACCGACTCGGCATGACAGGCGAGGAGGGCCGCGCGGCCCATGCGCGGCTCGCCGCCTGCCCCCAGGTCGGCGAGCTGGTGCTGATGACACATTTTGCCCGTGCCGACGAGGCCGATACGGCACCAACGGATCATCAGATGGCTGATTTCGCCAGACTCTTGGCGAGCATCCCAGCCGGCACCCCACCAGCCCGCAGCCTGGCCAATTCGGCGGCCATTCTGACCCGACCGGATACTCACGCCGATTGGATACGCCCAGGCATCATGCTCTACGGGCTCGATCCGCTCGAGCATCCGCATCCGCGCGCCGCCGCCCTGCGCCCGGCCATGTCTTTAACGTCCCAACTCACGGCGGTGCGCGACCTCGGCCCGGGAGAGGCCATTGGCTATGGCGGGCGCTTTGTCTGCCAGCGCCCGACCCGCGTCGGGGTGGTGGCTGGCGGCTATGCCGACGGCTATCCACGTCATGCACCAGATGGCACGCCAGTGGCCGTCAATGGCCAACTCACATGCCTGATCGGGCGCGTCTCCATGGACATGCTGACGGTCGATCTGAGTAACCAGCCGCAAGCTCGACCCGGCGACCCGGTCGAACTATGGGGCACTCAGATCAGCGCCAATGCCGTGGCCGCGGCCAGCGGCACCATCAGCTATGAGCTGCTAACCGGCTTGTCGCGCCGGGTGCCGCTGCGCTACCAGCCGTCCGATGTGGCGAACGCGGACTAACCAGAGCGCGTTTGGGGCAGCGCGGCCTGAGGTACCCACAGCATCGCGGCAACACCGATTTGCACAATATATTGTGTCGGCTATAATCAGGGACGCAATATCTTGTGTCTCGGACTCTCTTGCTTCGCGAAAACTCCACCATGGCCCACTCCCCATCCAGCATCGCCAGCCTGCCGCGGCGCGTGCGTAAGCGCGATGGGGAGGAAGTGCCTTTTGCCGCCGCGCGCATCGAAGCAGCCATCCTGAGCGCTGGGCGCGCCAGTGGGGAATTCGACGAGCTCGAGGCCGGCTTGCTGACCGCCCAGGTGGTCAAGGTACTGGCTCATCGCTTCGATGACGGGCGCATCCCGGATATCGAGGATATTCAGGATGTCGTCGAGCAAACACTGATCAGCGCCAATCATTTCGAGACCGCGCGCTCTTATATCGTCTATCGCGAGCAACACCGCAAGCTGCGCCACGACCAGCGCACCCTGGTGGATGTCGCCGGCTCCATCAATGAATATCTCGACCGCTCCGACTGGCGCGTCTCGGCCAATGCCAATCAGGGCTACTCCCTAGGCGGGCTGATTCTCAACACCTCGGGCAAGATGATCGCCAATTACTGGCTCAGTCATGTCTACTCGCCCGAGATCGGCCAGGCCCATCGCGAGGGCGATTATCACATTCATGATCTGGACATGCTCTCCGGCTACTGTGCCGGCTGGTCGCTGCGCACCCTGCTCAACGAGGGCTTGAACGGCGTGCCCGGCCGGGTCGAGGCCGGCGCGCCCAAGCATCTGTCCTCCGCCATCGGGCAGATCGTGAATTTTCTCGGCACCCTGCAGAACGAATGGGCCGGCGCCCAGGCTTTCTCGAGCTTCGATACCTATCTGGCGCCCTTCGTGCGGGTGGACCAGCTCGACTACACCCATGTGCGCCAGTACATCCAAGAGCTGATTTACAACCTCAATGTTCCCTCGCGCTGGGGCACCCAAACGCCCTTTACCAACCTGACCTTCGACTGGGTCTGCCCCGAGGATCTGCGCGAGCAAGTACCCTTGATCGGCGGCGTCGAGCAGTCTTTC includes:
- a CDS encoding flagellar basal body-associated FliL family protein translates to MAKNPAKKTEAEAQGGSNKGKLIVIILVALILLGGGGAAAWFFLLSGGEDEAPVEEELGPSPLIYFRLAKPITATLSPDEPANHLRVNVVLASRNQTVIDALELHTPIIRNDLLALFANQTFAELNTPEGKESLREQVHETVTAILVRTGAPAGIEHVFFDEIVMQ
- a CDS encoding AI-2E family transporter, with amino-acid sequence MSKDQINNLTIVLMTLGISALFLSMIHQFLMVIFLSGLFSALARPIYLRLDLWFGGRRHLASLVTLLAMVFIILIPLASLIGIVVAQAIDVSQSVTPWVKKLSEPGVFAAKISHLPFYDDLLPYRELLISKAGEAVSLASKLLVGGLSSLTLGTVNVIFMAFVMLYTMYFLQMDGDKLIERILYYLPLKSSDEHLMLDKFTSVTRATLKGTMLIGVLQGTLAGVAFAVAGIENAVFWGTVMAVLSVIPSVGSALVWIPAVIILMVQGQVLSGILLALFCGLIVGSLDNVLRPMLVGKDTKMHELMIFFGTLGGIMMFGITGIFIGPLIASLFITVWDMYGTTFRHLLPAVEWTPGMRPLGGHALTTHGNSETNALPDPDPAPDPDPDPDPDPDPHEPQRTPEPDADSDGTDPAQKPE
- a CDS encoding HdeD family acid-resistance protein, with translation MTTDNQAAPTGASLPLGLFGELEKNWGWLMAFGIFSILLGTVGLGMTFLLTEASLSFFAALLILGGVFQIVQAIKCHGWRGVLLHVLIALFYVIAGLLIVLNPVLTAITLTLTLGAVLIVVGIARVMLGIQMRPSTGWYWPLISGLISLLLGGLIIAEWPQSGFWVIGLFVAVELIFNGWSYLFIALSARAAGKARTA
- the panC gene encoding pantoate--beta-alanine ligase; the protein is MQVVTEIDSIRAQVGQWRNAGLRIALVPTMGALHAGHLSLVDLARRTNDRVVVSLFVNPLQFGPNEDFDRYPRTFARDCEQLEAQGADALFAPPDAQMYPEGRDGQTRVHVPRLAEMLCGQSRPGFFDGVATVVTKLLNAVQPDVAIFGEKDFQQLVVIRRLVRDLNLPVEILAGPTVREPDGLAMSSRNAYLTTEERAIAPQLYQHLQKAAQALGQRAELAEVEAEGLASLNAAGLRVDYFSVLRAEDLAAPAPGDDKLVILAAAYLGHTRLIDNLRLERSP
- the panB gene encoding 3-methyl-2-oxobutanoate hydroxymethyltransferase, giving the protein MDSISLTRLVRMKRERQRIACLTCYDATFARLLESAGVEVLLVGDSLGNVLQGHGSTLAVTLNDMVYHSACVARAISAPLLIADLPFLSYATPAQAIESARRLMGEGGARMVKLEGGSQLLDAVRRLSDFGVPVCAHLGLLPQSVHRLGGYRYQGRDAEAAERIRADALALEQAGATMLVLECVPALLAAELSQMLSLPVIGIGAGADCDGQVLVLHDMLGASVGQPRFSRDFLTGHSGGLRGAVAAYVAAVKAGSFPGSEEILF
- the pcnB gene encoding polynucleotide adenylyltransferase PcnB, with translation MGVSLVSLSSFSSSAEPTPSIVPRPEHSISRANISANAVRVLNRLKQSGYQAYLVGGGVRDLLLGHEPKDFDVATDARPEDVRRVFRNCRLIGRRFRLAHVFFGAEIVEVATFRAANVDLGDEDARQIENGMILRDNVFGSIAEDALRRDFTVNALYYNIADFSLVDYVGGLADIADGRLRLIGDDPIARYREDPVRMLRAVRFACKLGFVIEPQCEAPLVELAPLLRDVPPARLFEEILKLFQAGFALPAFEKLRHYGLFAELFPETEDCLAMEEEDFPITFVNRGLDNTDRRVQEGKPIAPFFLFAVLLWEPVRRQYLQLLEAGHGWSEAMTLASGMIAGRQQGSVAIPKRFGLPMREIWALQPALERRQGKRPLALIGHPRFRAAYDFLLLRAESGEVDPELAAWWTQFQGVNPSERAAMTAERKSGRGSRRRRRRKAPAGQPATDPSDQAAPPA
- a CDS encoding glutamate decarboxylase; this encodes MVTKKIEAIDPENVDALLTPAYARRGLTREVPKFRLPEHEMAPSTAYDLIHDELMLDGNARLNLATFVTTWMEPEAERLMAETFDKNMIDKDEYPRTAAIEERCINIVSDLFNAPEQGVGASAIGSSEAVMLAGMALKWRWRERRRAQGKPSDKPNLVLGANVQVVWEKFCRYWEVEPRYIPMEPGRYVIQPEEVIERIDENTIGAVAILGTTFTGEYEPIEAIHDALVAHNAKTGWEVPLHVDAASGGFVAPFLQPELQWDFRLPLVKSINVSGHKFGLVYPGVGWVVWRSHVDLPEDLVFRVNYLGGDMPTFTLNFSRPGNQVVGQYYNFLRLGRAGYTAVMRALRDTAMYVSAGVAALGPFELVSNGSNLPVFAFKLKDSVTAYSVFDISRKLRENGWQVPAYTMPEHAEQVAVLRIVVREGFSRDMAEMLLADMVEAVNYFDAQSHNQPSDPQPQFAH